The Stutzerimonas stutzeri RCH2 genomic interval ATGTGAAACCCTTACGCCTTCCTGGGCTAGCTGGCCAACGCCCCGGTTTGTGATGAAATAAGAAAACCCATATAAATCAATGATTTAATTGCAATCCGGCAACCAAGGCCGATTTGCGATGAAATGGCGGCTATGCCCATGCCGGGATATACCGCGCATAGCGTCTTGAATCTGGCGCGTTCGGGTCGCTCTTGACCAACCCCTGTTCCATGGTTGCGGTAATGATCTGCGAAATCGTGTTGCTACTGCCCTCAGGCAAGCCAAAGCGCTCACGCAGAGACTGATTGGTCATCTGCTTGCGCAGCACATACTGCAAAACACAGTGCTGGAAGCAGGCGCGAACGCGGTCGCTGCCATTCATCTCACGGAAAGAACGGGGGCCGTGAATCACCACAATCGTGCGGCGGTGGCTGGTTAAAAACTCGGGGGCCGGCAGCTGCATCAACTCAGCTGCTTCGATCACCCGATCAATGCCGCTACTCTTTTCTTCGCAAATCCCGAAACGTCGCATCAAGTCGGCCAACCGCTCATTGCGGGACTGGTAGCCGTCGATAAAGCGCTCAACCGGTACGATGGGCTCTCCCGGGTTGGAGATCTCCACGCGGTTGCTGAAAACCTCCACCACGGGAGAGGTGCCGCCCATATCAAAATCCTGGTGGATCAGCGCATTGGCGAGCAGCTCTCGCACCACCACTTCGGGCAGCAGCTTGACCTCTTTGCGAATCGCCCCTTCGATCACCTCGTTCTGCGGCAACTTACCCATCACATACTGCACTAGCCCGGCAAAGCCTACGGCATAGCCCTTTTCGCCGGTCACATCCGAGACAGTTTGCATCTTGGATTCGCCGGCATACAGGATCACACGCGCCGCCTTGCGGCTGATGTCGGGGAACTGCCGCATGTTCTTGGCCAGCAGCACAGCGCCAATATGCAGGATATTGAAGCCGGCCGAGGTGCGCTCGATTAAGCGCTCATCCAGCAAGCGAGTCAGCACACCCTCCTGATCGGTGGGGTAAGGCAAGCGCATCAAATCGAAGAAGGTCTGGGTATCGAGCAACTGCACCACATCTTGCGCAGACACATCCTTGAGCGAGGGGTTCTCCAGCCAGCTGGGCTGCCCTTCCGCGAAAATCTTGCGCAGCTGATCCTCGCTCATCGGCACCAACTCCTCACCGGAGCGCATCAGGTAGGCACCATCATGGTGGTAGGCCGTACCCTTGGGCCGCGCCGGAATACTGAACACCACAACCCGCCCCTCCGGGTGAGCAACGGCCTCGACGTCCACGCGAAAACCTACCCAGTGAAACAGCTTCTCGGCGATATCCTGAGTGTCAGGGAACGCTTGGCTGCCCACCACGGCGCGCGGTGGTTTATCAGCAATACCGAGCACCAGATGCCCGCCGCCTTCGTTGGCAATGGCTACGCAGTAGCGGCACAACTTGCGCGTGTCGTACTGGTTGCCAGCCTCTTTGAATTCGAGATTCTGGGTTTCGGAGGCGATGCCGCGCCAGATATCGATTTGTTCGGCTGACGTGCTCATGCAAATACCACCTGTCTACGCGCCACTGCGATGGCCAGCCTGAGAATCTGCTCCAACAGGCTGTGATCCGGCTTACCCTCAGCATCGTGGGGCGTTGTGTACCAGAGCGGCCGAATTTTTAGCTGTAACAGGCGAGCTTCCTTGCGGGCTCGCTCTTGCTGTGTAGCGGGCTCATTGAGCAGGGCAAAGTGATCCGGAATTTCAAATGCCGCTTCATCGACCACTGATTTAAACAGATCGAGCGTCTTGTCTTGCTCCAGGCTGCAACCTAGAAATAGCAGTGAGTGGCTGATAAAGATTTGCCGCAGCGCCCGAGGCAACTGGTTTTGGAACGCGAACGGCGCGCCGGCGGCGCCACCGTAGGCCTCCTGATATTGCCCCTGAGTGAAGACATGGGTGTTGGCCTGCCCGGCGTCGCCATGCAGCTTGAGGATGCAACGCTCGCCGCGCAACAGTCGCTGCACGAAGTTATTACCCGCCTGCATACCGTGCATATAGCCATCCAGCGGCTGAGCCTTTTCTCGAAACAGGTCTTCGATGACCGTATCGAAGTTGGTGGTGACAATGCAGCCGATGGCGAGCTCGGGCAGCAGCGTGACCGGCCCGGTGATCGCCCCCCGCTGGCGAAACTCGGTCTTGATAAAATGCTGCACCTGCTCCGCCGCAGCCTCATGTAGTACTTGCGCGGCTTGTAGGTAGTCGTAGCGCGCCATCAGTGGCTCGATGTCCTGCACATCCAGGCCACCCAGCTTTTGTGCGATCTTGCGCAGCGCCTCGCCCCACATTGGATAACCGCAGGGCTTAGAAAGCCCCGCACCAATAAAGGGAGCGATGCGCCCGAAGCGAATGGCATCTACCAGGTCAAGGAAAACGGCTTGCTGGTCTGAGTCTTTGATAAAGGCCGTCGCCGCTTCATGCTGATTGACCTGGCACTGGCCTTCCCAATGATCCAACTCATCCAGATAGGCGTCACGCTCTACCCAGTACAGGGCATCACTTACCTTCACCAGATATTCATGCTCCGGGTCGCGCAGGCTTTTAAATGACAGCGGCTCGGCCTCATCCAGCACCGCGTTGAACGCCTGGTTCGATGAATACGCCGCCTGCAAGGCTTCCTCGACCTTGTCCACGATCAGCTTGTTTTCGCGCAGCTTCTTTATATCCATCAAGCGGTCCCTGCTTGTTCGGCGAGCGCTTCGACAGACAACTCGCCGGAGAGCAGTTTGGGGAGGAGGATGTCACGGGCACTCGCTAACGCTCGAGTTTCACTTTGAAGAGCGCGGTACTCGCGAATCAATGGAAAGGCCAATAAATTAAATCTGCCAATAATGTCATCCCCTGGCAACGTTACTGGTATATCGCCAATGTTTGCCAGGCTTGCGTTAGCCTGCACTGCCTGCACCACCTTCGAGGCTATGAAATTTTGCGTTTCGCAACTACGTAATGCCAACCAGCACAACGGGAAGTGGCTGCGCTTATTACGCAACCGAATGAAGGCAACAGCCTGGTTGGTGTTAGCCCCATGCATGTCGTTGTCAACAAAGGCAGTCCGTCCAATAGTTCCGGCGATGGAAAACAAGAGATCATCCTCTTTTAATATTGATCTCTTGAGTGAACTCTCGTGAATTGATTTTGCAATGAGTTCCAGTCCGCCGCGATTTACTTCACCACTTACCGAAATATCTTTGACTTTGATAAATGGGATTTTTGGCTTGTCCTCAGCATTGGCAAGATCCAATTTGCTGGGTGTCGTCCCCTTCGAAATCACCTCAGCAAGTGACCGCATATTCGATACTTCCCACCCCTTCGGGATCTCCCCTGACTCCAATTTTTCCATTTCATCCGGGAATAGTTCGGCAGTGGCGGCAAGTTGTTCGAGTTGTTCCTGCGGCAGCGCATCGAGTTCGGCGCCGAGCTTGCCGCTGATGGCGCTCATCGCGGCGCGCAGCGGGTCGCTGCCTTCAGCGAGGGCAGCGATCTTGGCTTTGACCGGATCGAAATCGACAAACCACGATTTGAAGAGGGCTTGCGCCATGGTTTCGAGGGTTTGGTTAATGCTGCGATTGAGATCGGCTTTGTCGTCAATCGATCTTGCTATTTGGGCAATCGCTTTTTGTAGGTGCATAGGCGGTAGCTGCATTGGCAGCGCCTGCATTCTCTTGGTGTCAAGCTTACCTGCACCAATGCCCGTCTCTTCGACGACTTCATTAAGGAGAAAACGCTCATTGCCGATGAGCCAATAAAGCAAGAACCAAGGGTCCAACTTGCTCGGATCAGCAATCAATGCCTTTACATCCTGATTGAAGGCCAAATTGCGACAAGCCATGCCAACAGGAAGTCGGTTATGCAGTGCTCCACCTCGTACTAGAAGCATAACGCTGTAAGCTGGGGCCAAGCGTGAGCCTGCGCTCAACCCACTTTCAGTGATTCGAAGGCCAGAATCATAAAAGCGACTCCCATACATTGAATTCGCGCTAATCCAAGGGATGTCACCATTCCAATACGACGTCGTTGCCTTATTCGGTGTTCCGCCCGACAACCATGTCGTTACCGAACCAAGTGGGACTTCCAGCCAATCAGATGCCATATCCCAACCCCGCCAAATTCTTCCTGATTTCCCCCTCCAGTTTGGCGCTTTCCTCGAACTGCTCCGCCAATTGCGCTGTCAACCGCGTCATCTTGTCCGCAAAGACTTCGCCGTCATCCTCCTGCTCCTTCGCACCTACATAGCGCCCCGGCGTTAGCACGTGCTCGTGCTTGCGGATTTCATTCAGCGAGGTCGAACAACAGAAGCCCGCAACGTCTTCATAGCCCTCATCGTGCTGCCAGGCATGGAAGGTGTCGGCCACCTTCTTGATATCGTTCAGGGTGAAGTCGCGCAGTACGCGGTCTTTCATATAGCCGAGCTGGCGGGCGTCGATGAAGAGGAACTGGCCGCGGCGGTCGCGCTTCTTCTTGTCGAGGTTGAAGCCGTTGGCCTTATCTTTGGTCAGGAACCAGATGCAAGCCGGAATCTGCGTGTTGGTAAAGAGCTGACCGGGCAGTGCCACCATGCATTCCACATAGTCTTGCTCGATCAGTTGCTTGCGGATTTCGCCTTCGTTGTTGGTGTTGCTGCTCATCGAACCATTGGCCAGCAGCAGCGCCATACTGCCAGTGGGGGCCAGGTGGTAGAGCATATGCTGCAGCCAGGCGAAGTTGGCGTTGCCCTGCGGGGGCGTGCCCACCAGCCAGCGGGGGTCTTGTTCCAACTTGGCGTTCCACCACTCCTTCATATTGAAGGGCGGGTTGGCCATCACGTAGTCGGCGCGCAGATCGGGGTGCAGGTCGTTTTGCAGGGTGTCGCCGGGTTGGCCACCAAAGTTGAAGTCAAGGCCACGAATGGCCATGTTCAT includes:
- a CDS encoding SIR2 family protein — encoded protein: MDIKKLRENKLIVDKVEEALQAAYSSNQAFNAVLDEAEPLSFKSLRDPEHEYLVKVSDALYWVERDAYLDELDHWEGQCQVNQHEAATAFIKDSDQQAVFLDLVDAIRFGRIAPFIGAGLSKPCGYPMWGEALRKIAQKLGGLDVQDIEPLMARYDYLQAAQVLHEAAAEQVQHFIKTEFRQRGAITGPVTLLPELAIGCIVTTNFDTVIEDLFREKAQPLDGYMHGMQAGNNFVQRLLRGERCILKLHGDAGQANTHVFTQGQYQEAYGGAAGAPFAFQNQLPRALRQIFISHSLLFLGCSLEQDKTLDLFKSVVDEAAFEIPDHFALLNEPATQQERARKEARLLQLKIRPLWYTTPHDAEGKPDHSLLEQILRLAIAVARRQVVFA
- a CDS encoding restriction endonuclease subunit S; the encoded protein is MASDWLEVPLGSVTTWLSGGTPNKATTSYWNGDIPWISANSMYGSRFYDSGLRITESGLSAGSRLAPAYSVMLLVRGGALHNRLPVGMACRNLAFNQDVKALIADPSKLDPWFLLYWLIGNERFLLNEVVEETGIGAGKLDTKRMQALPMQLPPMHLQKAIAQIARSIDDKADLNRSINQTLETMAQALFKSWFVDFDPVKAKIAALAEGSDPLRAAMSAISGKLGAELDALPQEQLEQLAATAELFPDEMEKLESGEIPKGWEVSNMRSLAEVISKGTTPSKLDLANAEDKPKIPFIKVKDISVSGEVNRGGLELIAKSIHESSLKRSILKEDDLLFSIAGTIGRTAFVDNDMHGANTNQAVAFIRLRNKRSHFPLCWLALRSCETQNFIASKVVQAVQANASLANIGDIPVTLPGDDIIGRFNLLAFPLIREYRALQSETRALASARDILLPKLLSGELSVEALAEQAGTA
- a CDS encoding ATP-binding protein, translated to MSTSAEQIDIWRGIASETQNLEFKEAGNQYDTRKLCRYCVAIANEGGGHLVLGIADKPPRAVVGSQAFPDTQDIAEKLFHWVGFRVDVEAVAHPEGRVVVFSIPARPKGTAYHHDGAYLMRSGEELVPMSEDQLRKIFAEGQPSWLENPSLKDVSAQDVVQLLDTQTFFDLMRLPYPTDQEGVLTRLLDERLIERTSAGFNILHIGAVLLAKNMRQFPDISRKAARVILYAGESKMQTVSDVTGEKGYAVGFAGLVQYVMGKLPQNEVIEGAIRKEVKLLPEVVVRELLANALIHQDFDMGGTSPVVEVFSNRVEISNPGEPIVPVERFIDGYQSRNERLADLMRRFGICEEKSSGIDRVIEAAELMQLPAPEFLTSHRRTIVVIHGPRSFREMNGSDRVRACFQHCVLQYVLRKQMTNQSLRERFGLPEGSSNTISQIITATMEQGLVKSDPNAPDSRRYARYIPAWA